A window from Planococcus maritimus encodes these proteins:
- a CDS encoding ATP-binding protein, translating to MKKLSLQTKIILLTTSLVLLTTVVFGGILSYQEIAEIKENIGQRAQETAIGISAMPTIVEAMDDEEPALQIQPIAEYLRKQVGAEFIVIGNRESVRYSHPDPEKIGEQMVGGDNERALQEGKVYVSEAFGSLGRSLRGKAPIYDGDGRIIGVVSVGYMIEDIEAIIFGNIMDVMALALLTLVIGVLGSILLARNIRKDTLGLEPREIARLYQDREALLSSIIEGVIAIDKDGRITELNSSAEKMLAMDQSFLHTLSDEILPELRMGETLTTGNSWKNKEILIGGTVFIVNQKPIWAEGDIIGAVSTFREKTEVQEVLETLSEIRQYSESLRAQTHEYANKLYAISGLLQLEETEEAVRLIQQETHHHEKQTKHTLNHIEDKKVQAILLGKMGKASEAKVELSVDENSSLAKLPDHVDISKVIHIVGNLIDNAIEEVESSDRKEVSFFITDIGNDLVIEVQDSGRGIETGNLDQFFTQGFSTKMEKADRGYGLAIVKQAVEDLDGWIEVDSTPHYGTIFSVFIPKKTTEVA from the coding sequence ATGAAAAAATTATCCTTGCAAACTAAAATTATCCTGCTGACGACTTCTCTTGTGCTTTTAACAACAGTCGTCTTTGGCGGGATTTTGAGCTATCAGGAGATCGCAGAAATCAAAGAGAACATCGGTCAACGGGCACAGGAAACGGCGATCGGAATCTCTGCCATGCCGACGATAGTCGAAGCGATGGACGATGAAGAACCAGCGTTGCAAATCCAGCCGATTGCTGAGTATTTGCGCAAGCAAGTAGGCGCTGAGTTCATCGTCATCGGCAATAGGGAGAGCGTTCGTTATTCACATCCAGATCCAGAAAAAATCGGCGAACAAATGGTCGGCGGTGATAACGAACGTGCCCTCCAAGAAGGCAAAGTCTATGTGTCCGAAGCATTCGGGTCGCTCGGCAGAAGCCTGCGCGGCAAAGCGCCAATTTATGACGGCGACGGTCGCATCATAGGTGTGGTCTCGGTAGGGTATATGATCGAAGACATTGAAGCGATCATTTTCGGCAATATTATGGATGTCATGGCGCTGGCTCTATTGACGCTGGTCATCGGCGTGTTGGGCAGCATCTTGCTCGCTCGGAATATCAGAAAAGACACGCTGGGGCTTGAACCCCGGGAAATTGCTCGCTTGTACCAGGACCGGGAAGCTTTGCTATCGTCGATTATTGAAGGGGTTATCGCCATAGATAAGGATGGGCGCATCACGGAGTTGAACAGTTCCGCAGAAAAGATGCTTGCTATGGACCAAAGCTTTCTACACACCTTGTCCGATGAGATATTGCCGGAACTGAGAATGGGCGAAACCTTGACGACAGGAAATTCATGGAAGAATAAAGAAATCTTGATTGGTGGGACGGTTTTTATTGTCAATCAAAAGCCGATTTGGGCAGAAGGTGACATAATCGGCGCCGTTTCGACATTCCGTGAAAAAACGGAAGTACAGGAAGTGTTAGAAACCCTATCGGAAATCCGTCAATACTCAGAAAGCCTGCGGGCGCAAACGCATGAATATGCGAATAAGTTGTATGCCATATCCGGGCTTCTGCAATTAGAAGAGACTGAGGAAGCAGTCCGGTTGATCCAACAAGAGACCCATCATCATGAAAAGCAGACGAAGCATACACTGAACCATATTGAAGATAAAAAAGTCCAGGCGATTCTGCTCGGCAAAATGGGAAAAGCGTCTGAAGCGAAAGTTGAGCTATCGGTAGACGAAAACAGTTCACTCGCCAAATTACCTGACCATGTGGATATTTCTAAAGTCATTCACATAGTCGGAAATCTGATTGACAATGCCATTGAAGAAGTTGAATCGAGCGATAGGAAAGAAGTGTCTTTTTTTATCACCGATATCGGCAACGACTTGGTTATCGAAGTTCAAGACAGTGGGCGCGGAATCGAAACCGGCAACCTTGACCAATTTTTTACGCAAGGGTTCTCCACAAAAATGGAGAAAGCGGATAGAGGCTACGGTTTAGCGATCGTCAAACAAGCGGTTGAAGACTTGGATGGCTGGATTGAAGTGGACTCAACGCCACACTACGGAACGATATTCAGCGTCTTTATCCCGAAAAAAACGACGGAGGTGGCATAA
- a CDS encoding OsmC family protein — MAMHSFHLTADWPGNRNDVGTIETGNLKTQISIPPEMDGPGAGTNPDEMLLGAAATCYIITLAAMMERSKLAKESLTMESEGIVEVENGVITYKKIIHRPKVVLSAEASEKELKLAHKLAEKAESSCMITRAIKGNVAVELEADITVA; from the coding sequence ATGGCCATGCATAGTTTTCATTTAACAGCAGACTGGCCCGGCAATCGCAACGATGTCGGGACTATTGAAACGGGGAATTTGAAGACACAGATCTCGATTCCCCCGGAAATGGACGGCCCTGGAGCCGGCACGAATCCGGACGAGATGCTGCTTGGTGCGGCAGCGACCTGCTATATCATCACACTCGCCGCCATGATGGAGCGCAGCAAACTGGCAAAAGAGTCGCTGACGATGGAGTCGGAAGGCATCGTGGAAGTCGAGAATGGCGTTATCACTTATAAAAAAATTATCCACCGCCCGAAAGTCGTCTTATCGGCTGAGGCCAGCGAAAAAGAACTCAAGCTTGCGCACAAGCTCGCGGAAAAAGCCGAATCATCCTGCATGATCACACGCGCTATTAAAGGCAATGTTGCAGTCGAACTTGAAGCCGATATTACGGTTGCATAA
- a CDS encoding carbohydrate kinase family protein, producing the protein MEANRHVLTYGDAFVDYIATTKDNDSFDLYLGGATVNVSAGVSRLGVPSAFITITGDDEISSFFCQALQAEGVDLTHSIKRPEKRISGVYIHLTEANDRVFASYDNETPDLQVTADELAGEAFESASLFHFCSGTLFHPEARETTAQALELAKSHDVICSYDVNIRPLRWESEELCRQTVLRFLPQADILKLTVEELLFLMEADSLEAGIESLKKYRLPVVFVTDGEHGTHAVFQEETIHVPVVPVQPVDTTGAGDAFMAGIIRHVHLNGMPKNQQQLVACAGFGNKLGALCATRAGAITAMPRSEDMEDWE; encoded by the coding sequence ATGGAAGCTAACAGGCACGTCCTGACTTATGGCGACGCGTTTGTCGACTATATCGCCACTACCAAAGATAACGACTCGTTTGATCTATATCTCGGAGGCGCTACCGTCAACGTCTCTGCCGGCGTCAGCCGGCTTGGAGTCCCCTCGGCATTTATCACCATCACTGGGGATGATGAAATTTCATCGTTTTTCTGCCAGGCGCTCCAGGCGGAAGGTGTCGATTTGACGCATTCAATCAAACGCCCGGAAAAACGCATCAGCGGAGTTTATATTCATTTAACGGAAGCGAACGATCGCGTCTTCGCTTCTTATGATAATGAGACGCCCGATTTGCAAGTTACAGCGGACGAACTCGCAGGGGAAGCCTTTGAATCGGCCAGCCTGTTCCATTTTTGCTCAGGCACCTTGTTTCATCCGGAAGCGCGTGAAACGACGGCGCAGGCTTTGGAGTTGGCTAAATCCCACGATGTGATTTGTTCATATGACGTCAATATCCGGCCTTTGCGCTGGGAAAGCGAGGAGTTGTGTCGACAGACCGTCCTGCGCTTCTTGCCGCAGGCGGATATTTTAAAACTGACAGTGGAAGAGCTATTGTTCCTGATGGAAGCTGATTCATTGGAAGCGGGCATCGAAAGTTTGAAAAAATACCGCCTGCCGGTAGTTTTCGTCACGGATGGAGAACATGGCACGCATGCGGTTTTTCAGGAAGAGACCATCCATGTGCCGGTCGTACCGGTCCAGCCTGTCGATACGACGGGTGCTGGAGATGCGTTTATGGCAGGCATCATCCGCCATGTCCATTTAAATGGCATGCCAAAAAACCAGCAACAACTGGTTGCTTGTGCTGGCTTCGGCAATAAGCTGGGAGCGCTTTGTGCAACACGGGCAGGCGCCATCACAGCGATGCCCCGAAGCGAAGATATGGAAGATTGGGAATAG
- a CDS encoding MetQ/NlpA family ABC transporter substrate-binding protein, translating into MKKLTWILAASALALAACGGEETDSGTEGGEASKDIKLGATAGPYSDMLNAAIVPSLEEKGYTVETIEFSDYIQPNNALNNGEIDANLFQHTVYLENFETENNMDLSALITVPTAPMGIYSNEFDSIEAIEEGATIAIPNDPVNGARALLILQDEGLVELDPDAEVLKVSERDVTENPKNLVFQPIEAGQLPRSVEGTDLAAVPGNYALAADMDLLDALALEDMPDQYRNVVAVSADNEDSELAADLVEIVESEEFEVVIDEQFVGFGKPEWMAE; encoded by the coding sequence ATGAAAAAACTTACATGGATATTGGCAGCGAGCGCACTTGCACTAGCCGCGTGCGGCGGAGAAGAAACAGATTCAGGAACTGAAGGCGGCGAAGCGTCGAAAGACATCAAACTAGGCGCGACAGCCGGCCCTTATAGCGATATGCTGAACGCGGCCATTGTGCCGTCACTTGAAGAAAAGGGCTACACGGTGGAAACAATCGAATTCAGTGATTATATCCAGCCGAATAATGCGTTGAACAACGGGGAGATCGACGCCAACTTGTTCCAGCACACGGTTTACCTAGAAAACTTCGAAACGGAAAACAATATGGATTTGAGTGCATTGATCACAGTCCCGACCGCGCCGATGGGCATCTACTCGAATGAATTCGATTCGATAGAGGCAATAGAGGAAGGCGCGACTATCGCGATTCCGAACGATCCCGTCAACGGTGCACGGGCATTATTGATCCTGCAGGATGAAGGCTTGGTTGAACTAGACCCGGATGCGGAAGTGCTCAAAGTTTCCGAGCGCGATGTAACGGAAAATCCAAAAAACCTGGTGTTCCAGCCGATTGAAGCGGGCCAATTGCCGCGTTCAGTGGAAGGAACAGACCTTGCCGCCGTTCCGGGCAACTACGCCCTCGCAGCGGACATGGACTTGCTTGACGCTTTGGCGCTTGAAGACATGCCTGACCAGTACCGCAATGTCGTAGCGGTTTCAGCAGACAATGAAGATAGCGAATTGGCAGCGGATCTGGTCGAAATCGTCGAGTCGGAAGAATTCGAAGTGGTCATTGATGAGCAATTCGTAGGCTTCGGCAAACCGGAGTGGATGGCTGAATAA
- a CDS encoding methionine ABC transporter permease: protein MGIEWERIIDLWPEIQVAFYQTLIMIGISLAVALIIGLPLGILLFITDRGLFWENRPVNSVIGFIVNIVRSIPFIILLVALIPLTQLITGTTIGPIAASVSLSVAAIPFFARIVETALRDIDKGVIEAAIAVGATPWMIIKDVLLPEAKASLIQGVTLTVISLIAYSAMAGVVGGGGIGDLAIRFGYYRYDNTIMVVTVVILIVLVQLIQQAGDFTAKKLDKR from the coding sequence ATGGGGATTGAATGGGAAAGAATTATTGATTTGTGGCCGGAGATCCAAGTAGCGTTTTATCAGACCCTGATCATGATCGGCATTTCATTGGCCGTGGCATTGATCATCGGCTTGCCTCTTGGCATCTTGCTATTCATCACAGACCGGGGCTTGTTCTGGGAAAACCGGCCGGTCAATTCGGTCATCGGGTTTATCGTCAATATCGTCCGCTCGATCCCTTTCATCATTTTGCTGGTAGCGCTCATTCCATTGACGCAATTGATCACGGGTACAACGATCGGGCCGATTGCAGCGAGCGTTTCCTTATCGGTTGCAGCGATTCCGTTTTTCGCACGCATTGTGGAAACGGCGCTTCGGGATATCGATAAAGGCGTCATCGAAGCGGCGATCGCCGTCGGTGCCACGCCGTGGATGATCATTAAAGACGTACTCTTACCGGAAGCAAAAGCGAGCCTGATCCAAGGCGTTACGCTGACGGTCATCAGCCTAATCGCCTATTCAGCGATGGCGGGCGTAGTCGGCGGCGGCGGTATCGGCGATTTGGCCATCCGTTTCGGTTATTACCGATATGACAATACAATCATGGTTGTGACAGTGGTCATCTTGATCGTGCTCGTTCAATTGATTCAACAAGCCGGCGACTTTACAGCCAAAAAACTGGATAAACGATAA
- a CDS encoding methionine ABC transporter ATP-binding protein, translated as MIQIEQLSKTYQTKHGTVNGVDDVSLEVKTGEIFGIVGYSGAGKSSLIRCINLLERPTSGTVRVDGQDLTKLSGDGLRKARLKIGMIFQHFYLISQKTVAENISFALRAAGTPSKKIGTRVDELLEMVGLSDKRDVYPAQLSGGQKQRVGIARALANEPAVLLCDEATSALDPNTTLSILRLLKDINRKLNITIVLITHEMNVVKEICDRMAVMQGGRVIEEGRVYDIFADPKTALTKEFISSVVSFNVPEEILARCDGTIVKVLFKGEVAGEGIISDMLQSYPVKGNFLHGAIEYIQELPLGIFVMELKGGQAQVGEAIRYLEQRNAIAEVMKHGD; from the coding sequence ATGATTCAAATCGAACAATTGAGCAAAACTTATCAAACCAAGCACGGTACGGTCAATGGCGTGGACGATGTCAGCTTAGAAGTGAAGACCGGGGAGATTTTCGGCATTGTCGGCTATTCGGGAGCGGGCAAGAGCTCGCTGATTCGCTGCATCAATTTGCTCGAACGCCCGACATCCGGGACGGTGAGAGTTGATGGGCAGGATTTAACGAAGCTGAGCGGTGACGGATTGCGCAAAGCGCGCCTGAAAATCGGCATGATTTTCCAGCACTTTTATCTAATCAGCCAAAAAACAGTTGCGGAAAACATTTCCTTCGCCCTGCGCGCAGCGGGCACGCCGAGCAAGAAAATCGGCACGCGCGTCGATGAGCTGCTGGAAATGGTCGGCTTGTCGGATAAACGCGATGTCTATCCCGCACAGCTGAGCGGCGGGCAAAAGCAGCGTGTCGGCATCGCCCGAGCACTCGCCAATGAACCGGCCGTGCTGTTATGCGATGAAGCGACTTCTGCACTTGACCCGAACACGACCTTATCGATTTTGCGTTTATTGAAAGACATCAATCGCAAGCTCAATATCACGATTGTGCTGATCACCCATGAAATGAACGTCGTCAAGGAAATTTGCGACCGTATGGCGGTCATGCAAGGAGGGCGCGTCATCGAAGAAGGGCGCGTCTACGATATCTTCGCCGATCCGAAAACGGCTTTGACAAAAGAATTTATCTCGAGCGTCGTGTCATTTAATGTGCCGGAAGAAATTCTTGCACGCTGCGACGGCACGATTGTCAAAGTATTGTTCAAAGGTGAAGTCGCCGGGGAAGGGATTATTTCGGACATGCTGCAAAGCTATCCGGTCAAAGGCAATTTCCTGCACGGTGCGATTGAATACATACAGGAGCTGCCGCTTGGAATTTTTGTCATGGAACTGAAAGGCGGCCAAGCGCAAGTAGGCGAGGCAATTAGGTATCTAGAACAACGCAATGCAATTGCGGAGGTGATGAAGCATGGGGATTGA
- a CDS encoding carbon-nitrogen family hydrolase, whose translation MKIACVQMNIAFGDPETNFQRVKDYLEEAAENGAEIIVLPEMWNTGYALTQLEELADRDGRTMKLLQQFAKERDVHIVGGSVSTKKDGGFYNTMYVADSTGELVSEYDKAHRFGLMDEHIHLEEGGSLGTFKLDGETYGGVICYDIRFPEWLRAQALNGAKAIFVPAEWPAARIDHWRILLQARAIENQCFIIAVNRIGSDPKNEFGGHSMVIAPWGEVRMDMGQDEGIGYTEIDLLEVDEVRGRIPVFDDRRVELYKKFEKSH comes from the coding sequence ATGAAAATCGCTTGTGTGCAGATGAATATCGCGTTTGGCGACCCGGAAACGAATTTTCAACGTGTGAAAGATTATTTGGAAGAAGCCGCAGAAAACGGGGCGGAAATCATCGTGTTGCCTGAAATGTGGAACACGGGATACGCATTGACACAGCTTGAGGAGCTTGCGGACCGTGATGGCCGAACCATGAAATTGTTGCAGCAATTTGCGAAAGAACGGGACGTCCATATCGTCGGGGGTTCGGTTTCGACTAAGAAAGACGGCGGTTTTTACAACACGATGTATGTAGCCGATTCGACTGGAGAACTCGTCTCGGAATACGATAAAGCGCATCGCTTTGGCTTGATGGATGAACATATCCATCTCGAAGAAGGCGGATCGCTCGGCACATTCAAGTTGGATGGCGAAACCTATGGCGGCGTCATCTGTTACGACATCCGTTTCCCGGAATGGTTGCGCGCACAAGCGCTGAACGGGGCGAAGGCAATTTTCGTGCCAGCTGAATGGCCGGCAGCGCGAATCGACCATTGGCGTATTCTGCTGCAGGCGCGAGCGATCGAAAACCAATGCTTCATCATCGCCGTAAACCGCATCGGCAGTGACCCGAAAAATGAGTTCGGCGGCCATTCGATGGTCATTGCACCGTGGGGGGAAGTGCGGATGGACATGGGGCAAGACGAAGGCATCGGCTACACTGAAATCGACCTGTTAGAAGTCGACGAAGTACGGGGCCGTATCCCGGTATTCGATGACCGGCGCGTCGAGTTATACAAAAAGTTTGAAAAATCGCATTGA
- a CDS encoding pyridoxal phosphate-dependent aminotransferase: MDFSNRLHNLPDQFFATLVAKASKAIEEGRDVINLGQGNPDQPTPPHIVKAMQTAVADPKTHRYSPFRGLGTLRKAAADFYKREYGVDIDPDLEVAILSGTKIGFVELPIALLNPGDSLLLPDPGYPDYLSGAPLADITLDLMKLEQANSYLPNYNDVSESVRERAKLLYLNYPNNPTGATADQAFFDETIEFAKQNDIAVVHDFAYGGIGFEGQKPVSFLQSEGAKDVGIEMYTLSKTYNMAGWRIGFAVGNSKMIEALNTVQDHLFAGIFPAVQLAAAEALTASQQCVDELVELYENRRRVLMDECRRIGWDVEAPKGSFFAWLPVPEGFTSIAFSDYLLDKADIAVAAGSGFGSAGEGFVRVGLLVDEQRIKEAIQRIEKLGIFTK, encoded by the coding sequence ATGGACTTTTCAAATCGCTTACACAATCTTCCAGATCAATTTTTCGCTACGCTCGTTGCGAAAGCTTCAAAAGCGATCGAAGAAGGGCGCGACGTCATCAATCTGGGCCAGGGAAATCCTGACCAGCCGACACCGCCGCATATCGTCAAGGCTATGCAAACAGCAGTAGCCGATCCGAAAACACACCGTTACTCACCATTTCGCGGGCTTGGTACATTACGAAAAGCCGCTGCCGATTTTTATAAACGGGAATACGGCGTCGACATCGATCCGGATTTGGAAGTCGCTATTCTTTCCGGCACAAAAATCGGCTTTGTCGAATTGCCGATTGCCCTTCTGAACCCTGGCGACTCTCTCTTACTGCCCGATCCAGGCTATCCGGATTATTTATCTGGCGCACCGCTTGCTGATATCACACTTGATTTGATGAAGCTCGAGCAGGCCAATAGCTATCTGCCCAACTATAACGATGTGTCAGAGTCGGTCCGAGAGCGCGCCAAACTGCTGTATTTGAACTACCCAAACAACCCGACCGGTGCTACTGCCGATCAGGCTTTTTTTGACGAGACCATTGAGTTCGCCAAACAGAACGACATTGCCGTCGTGCATGACTTTGCCTACGGGGGTATCGGTTTTGAAGGCCAAAAACCGGTGAGCTTCTTACAATCTGAAGGAGCCAAAGATGTCGGCATTGAAATGTACACCTTATCGAAAACCTATAATATGGCAGGCTGGCGCATCGGCTTTGCAGTCGGTAATTCCAAGATGATCGAGGCCTTGAATACAGTCCAGGATCATTTGTTTGCAGGCATCTTCCCGGCGGTTCAGCTCGCCGCAGCCGAAGCCCTAACTGCAAGCCAGCAATGTGTCGATGAGCTGGTTGAACTGTACGAAAACAGGCGCCGCGTACTGATGGATGAATGCCGCCGGATCGGCTGGGATGTCGAGGCACCTAAAGGCTCGTTCTTCGCCTGGCTGCCGGTCCCTGAAGGCTTCACAAGCATCGCATTTTCCGATTACCTGCTCGACAAAGCGGACATCGCCGTGGCGGCAGGAAGCGGCTTTGGCTCTGCAGGCGAAGGCTTTGTCCGCGTCGGCTTGCTGGTGGACGAACAGCGCATCAAAGAAGCGATCCAGCGCATCGAGAAACTGGGCATTTTCACTAAGTAA
- a CDS encoding purple acid phosphatase family protein yields MEAIWRKTGQYLLIAAIAGGAALHLGEGQAAASTFDIAAANLMEGQRNAFQMHLSSSLLFMDRGITSEEEDAYPASHIAFAPGSDESEMNFSWYAPSTAQAGQVQYAKASPGSEEFPEHVAMTIDAALKNATYGYSAHEAVIAGLENETDYLYRLGDGRGNWTQAFHFKTQDPSSYEFLMIADPQIGASGDIAEDQRGWEKTLQQAIARSPESSFILSAGDQVDARYSEKEYAAYFAPEPLRNYPAATTIGNHDDTYHYAYHFNVPNENWELGNYDNSGGDYYFSYGDTLFMNLNSNSLNLEEHVQFMEETAEATAGRDWKWKILVFHHSIYSAAAHSQSEMVLNLRDQLVPTIDKLGFDAVLMGHDHSYVRTYQMENFQPLRNHMMDGDAPVNPEGTVYLTGNTASGSKFYGMQPEREPYSAVREQWGVPTYMTIQVEPTRLRFETYRTDTEKRVDEYEIIKDPSIETIVPALEKVELEASSTVLATEENSFYPQAELKLSGQNVEGGQYDISPESVTYHTSSKAIEIKDGKILSAENGAPGEIEIYAEVNDGERIFESNTIQVDLVEHEEIELLEAASEWRYLDDGSDQKRAWLEVDYDDSKWAQGAGPLGYPKDEERPEFGTVKTLIGYGGDEIDKIALTYFRTNFEVEDVEAIGDLGYVEFSVDDAVILYLNGAEILRFNMPETGEFGFEDYQQEVSDEDLVSEDRIERIYLDEEVLSHLKDGDNVMAAQVHQDDRFSSDLYWDMEMVVNTK; encoded by the coding sequence ATGGAGGCAATATGGCGCAAGACAGGACAGTATTTGCTCATCGCGGCAATTGCGGGCGGCGCGGCCCTTCACTTGGGAGAAGGACAAGCAGCAGCAAGCACTTTTGACATCGCGGCCGCGAATTTAATGGAAGGGCAGCGCAATGCGTTTCAAATGCATCTTTCCAGTTCGCTGTTATTCATGGACCGGGGCATCACTAGTGAAGAAGAGGATGCATATCCGGCCTCGCATATCGCGTTCGCGCCCGGCAGCGATGAATCGGAGATGAACTTTTCCTGGTATGCACCGAGTACCGCACAGGCGGGCCAAGTGCAATACGCGAAAGCATCCCCTGGTAGTGAAGAATTCCCAGAACACGTTGCAATGACCATCGATGCCGCATTGAAAAATGCCACCTACGGCTATTCCGCCCATGAAGCGGTGATTGCCGGGCTCGAAAACGAAACGGACTATTTGTATCGTCTGGGGGACGGCCGCGGCAATTGGACGCAAGCTTTTCATTTCAAAACCCAGGACCCCTCTTCCTATGAATTCCTGATGATCGCCGATCCGCAAATCGGGGCATCTGGCGATATTGCAGAAGATCAACGTGGCTGGGAAAAAACTTTGCAACAAGCAATCGCGCGCAGCCCGGAGTCGAGCTTTATCCTGTCTGCTGGCGACCAAGTCGATGCCCGCTATTCCGAAAAAGAATACGCGGCATATTTCGCGCCGGAACCACTGCGCAATTATCCAGCGGCGACCACCATTGGCAACCATGACGATACTTACCATTACGCCTATCATTTCAATGTCCCGAATGAAAACTGGGAACTCGGCAATTATGACAACTCCGGTGGCGATTATTATTTTTCCTACGGGGATACCTTGTTCATGAATTTGAATTCCAATAGCCTGAATCTGGAAGAACATGTTCAATTCATGGAGGAAACGGCTGAAGCGACCGCCGGCAGAGACTGGAAATGGAAGATACTCGTCTTCCATCATTCGATTTATAGCGCCGCTGCCCATTCCCAAAGCGAAATGGTGCTGAATTTGCGAGACCAGCTCGTCCCGACGATTGATAAACTCGGATTTGACGCGGTTTTGATGGGGCATGACCATTCTTATGTGAGGACCTATCAAATGGAAAATTTCCAGCCCTTGAGAAATCATATGATGGATGGCGATGCGCCGGTCAATCCCGAAGGTACGGTCTATCTCACCGGAAACACGGCGAGCGGCAGTAAATTCTACGGCATGCAGCCCGAACGCGAACCGTATTCGGCAGTGCGCGAACAATGGGGGGTGCCGACGTATATGACGATCCAAGTCGAGCCGACGCGTTTGCGCTTTGAAACGTACCGGACAGACACGGAAAAACGGGTCGACGAATACGAGATCATTAAAGACCCGTCCATCGAAACGATTGTGCCTGCGCTCGAGAAAGTAGAACTCGAAGCGAGTAGCACCGTACTTGCCACAGAAGAGAATTCCTTTTACCCACAAGCGGAACTCAAGCTTTCGGGACAAAATGTCGAAGGCGGGCAATACGATATTTCACCTGAGTCGGTCACATACCACACAAGCAGTAAAGCCATCGAAATAAAGGACGGGAAAATCCTGTCAGCAGAAAATGGGGCTCCGGGGGAAATCGAAATTTATGCAGAAGTAAACGATGGCGAACGAATATTTGAAAGCAACACGATTCAAGTCGACTTGGTCGAACATGAAGAAATTGAGTTGCTCGAAGCGGCTAGCGAGTGGCGTTATTTGGACGATGGCAGCGACCAGAAAAGAGCTTGGCTTGAAGTGGATTACGATGATAGCAAATGGGCACAAGGAGCGGGCCCGCTCGGTTATCCGAAAGATGAAGAACGGCCGGAATTCGGTACTGTCAAAACGCTTATCGGCTACGGAGGGGATGAAATCGACAAAATTGCTCTGACCTATTTCAGAACAAATTTTGAAGTCGAAGATGTGGAAGCAATCGGCGATTTGGGATACGTGGAGTTCAGTGTCGACGATGCGGTCATCTTGTATTTGAACGGAGCAGAAATTCTACGTTTTAATATGCCGGAGACAGGCGAATTTGGCTTTGAGGATTATCAGCAAGAAGTGAGTGACGAAGATCTTGTAAGCGAAGACCGGATTGAGCGCATTTACTTGGATGAAGAAGTTCTAAGCCATTTGAAAGACGGCGACAATGTAATGGCTGCCCAAGTGCATCAAGACGACCGCTTCAGTTCTGATTTGTATTGGGATATGGAAATGGTAGTTAATACAAAATAA
- the lepB gene encoding signal peptidase I — protein MNEDPVKEMLLWMKVLLLTAFIILGVRQFLFEPVIVEGGSMQPSYYENDKLVLSKATTIANFDTIVFIAPDGSRFIKRVIGIPGDHILMSGGEIILNGKLLDEPYLDQGAKDRLADSQLASEFSVPPDCYYVLGDNRGNSTDSRVLGFIRKQDVVGEVKFRFAPFRDFGFVE, from the coding sequence TTGAACGAAGATCCAGTCAAAGAAATGCTGTTATGGATGAAAGTGCTGCTGTTGACGGCATTCATCATTCTTGGCGTCCGGCAATTCCTGTTCGAGCCCGTCATCGTCGAAGGCGGGTCGATGCAGCCAAGTTATTACGAAAACGATAAATTGGTGTTGAGCAAAGCGACCACGATCGCCAACTTCGATACGATCGTATTCATCGCGCCTGATGGCAGCCGTTTTATCAAGCGTGTCATCGGCATTCCGGGCGACCATATCCTGATGTCGGGTGGAGAGATTATCCTGAATGGTAAACTGCTGGATGAGCCGTACTTGGATCAAGGCGCGAAGGACAGGTTGGCAGACTCTCAATTGGCCAGTGAGTTTTCCGTGCCCCCGGACTGCTACTATGTCTTAGGGGATAATCGCGGCAATAGCACGGATTCCCGCGTTCTTGGGTTTATCCGCAAACAAGACGTGGTCGGTGAAGTGAAATTTCGCTTTGCGCCTTTTAGGGATTTTGGGTTTGTCGAATGA